Below is a genomic region from Blochmannia endosymbiont of Camponotus modoc.
TTTTCAAGATGTACTACGTGCTGGAATTAATGGTCGTGCTAAACCTTATAAAGATATGTATTATTTAGCTTCGAAGCGTTTTGGAATATCTTGTAAAAATATTCTACATGTGGGAGATGATTTGCATACAGATATAAAAGGAGCAATACATGCTGGGATGCAGGCTTGTTGGATTAGTCAATATAACTTAAATCAATTTTTTTCAGTTGATGCAACACTGTTACCACATTTGAAAATTTCAAAATTAATGTCATTAACATATTTATTATAAATGTTAATATTGTGTTGAATTTATATATCTATAGACAATTATTTACTATGTGTTGTAATATTTTATGAATGTTTATAACATTCTTGATCAATTAAATGATAAACAACAAGAAGCGGTAACTTCTAATGATCAAAATATATTGGTGTTATCTGGAGCTGGTAGCGGAAAAACTCGAGCATTAGTTAATCGCATTCTCTGGCTACAATTAGTAAAAAAATATACACCATGGTCAATAATGGCTATTACTTTTACGAATAAAGCTACTTCAGTAATGTGAAATCGTATACAATTCTTAATTGGTGTTTAAAAAAAGTGATTTATGGATTAGTACTTTTCACGGATTAGCAAATCGGTTACTATGCGTTCATTACGTAGATGCAAATTTACCAAAAAATTTTCAAATCTTCGATAACAACGATCAAATTCAACTTTTGCAACAATTAATACGCTCACTAAACTTAAATGAAAACAAGTATAGCGTATACAAGCTATGCATTAT
It encodes:
- a CDS encoding UvrD-helicase domain-containing protein, with product MNVYNILDQLNDKQQEAVTSNDQNILVLSGAGSGKTRALVNRILWLQLVKKYTPWSIMAITFTNKATSVM
- a CDS encoding UvrD-helicase domain-containing protein, with the protein product MFKKSDLWISTFHGLANRLLCVHYVDANLPKNFQIFDNNDQIQLLQQLIRSLNLNENKYSVYKLCIISIVRKIRFQIFQI